The following are from one region of the Paenibacillus protaetiae genome:
- a CDS encoding YutD-like domain-containing protein, with protein MIHIGGKVYEIIHEHKNGWNPDAFRDRYSDVLDRYDYIVGDWGYNQLRLKGFLKDGHAKATKDCAYSFMTDYINEYCNFGCAYFVLEKVAASRLPEEETEEIAASAAPKELTLVSDEQAGRASTEVLDAYKDESAAAAAEPAKVPDRPVMDAVTPERPIPTRYNRAGIEEKPEPERAERPDKSGKPARGDRPDRGERHPDKSQRTDKSDRGYKPGERPNKPDRQQRTDRKDKPERQRSDKTEQQAERNRQGRQQGGGRDRDRSPRHVQDGEQAGEHSQRKFKPNHRHKKPVRLAAKNDVAAASEHNRNPVKTE; from the coding sequence TTGATTCATATTGGTGGCAAAGTATATGAGATCATTCATGAACATAAAAACGGCTGGAATCCCGACGCGTTCCGCGACCGCTACAGCGATGTGCTGGACCGGTACGACTATATCGTCGGCGACTGGGGCTACAATCAGCTGCGGCTGAAAGGTTTTTTGAAAGACGGGCATGCGAAAGCAACCAAAGACTGCGCGTATTCATTTATGACAGACTACATCAATGAATATTGCAATTTTGGCTGCGCTTATTTTGTGCTGGAGAAAGTGGCTGCAAGCCGGCTCCCTGAAGAGGAGACGGAAGAAATTGCCGCTTCTGCAGCGCCGAAGGAGCTTACGCTTGTTTCCGACGAGCAAGCCGGCCGGGCAAGCACGGAAGTGCTGGATGCGTACAAGGACGAGTCCGCCGCCGCAGCGGCGGAGCCGGCAAAGGTTCCGGACAGGCCGGTTATGGATGCCGTTACGCCGGAACGGCCTATTCCGACAAGGTATAACCGGGCTGGAATTGAAGAGAAGCCGGAGCCGGAGCGGGCTGAACGTCCGGACAAATCCGGAAAGCCTGCCAGAGGGGACCGTCCGGACCGAGGAGAACGCCATCCGGATAAATCGCAGCGGACGGACAAATCCGACCGCGGCTACAAGCCGGGTGAGCGGCCGAACAAGCCGGACCGGCAGCAGCGTACGGACCGGAAAGACAAGCCGGAGCGCCAGCGCAGCGACAAAACGGAGCAGCAGGCTGAACGTAATCGCCAGGGACGCCAGCAAGGAGGCGGACGAGACCGCGACCGCAGTCCGCGCCATGTGCAGGATGGCGAACAGGCCGGTGAACATTCGCAGCGCAAATTTAAGCCTAACCATCGCCATAAAAAGCCGGTCAGGCTGGCAGCCAAAAATGATGTTGCAGCTGCAAGCGAACATAACCGCAATCCGGTAAAAACCGAATAG
- the lipA gene encoding lipoyl synthase, translating to MKQREKVQKPDWLRIKLTTGGNYAEIKDMMRSKTLHSVCEEARCPNIYECWANRTATFMILGDICTRACRFCAVKTGLPTELDLQEPERVAEAAEQMGLRHCVVTSVARDDLADGGASIFAATIHAIRKRMPFCRVEVLIPDFMGNWDALKVVMDAKPDILNHNIETVERLSDRVRAKAKYSRSLELLKKAKELAPKIPTKSSIMLGVGEEWDEILQAMDDLRAVDCNILTLGQYLQPSANHLPLVRYVHPDEFAKLKEEGLRRGFRHVESGPLVRSSYHAHEQTDSAAAASERELDESRA from the coding sequence ATGAAACAACGTGAAAAAGTGCAAAAGCCGGACTGGCTTCGAATTAAACTAACGACAGGCGGCAATTATGCTGAAATAAAAGATATGATGCGCTCCAAGACGCTCCACAGCGTTTGCGAAGAAGCGCGCTGCCCGAACATATACGAATGCTGGGCGAACCGTACGGCAACGTTTATGATTCTTGGCGATATTTGTACGCGTGCATGCCGGTTTTGTGCGGTCAAAACCGGGCTCCCGACCGAACTCGATTTGCAGGAGCCGGAACGTGTAGCGGAAGCAGCCGAGCAGATGGGATTGCGCCACTGCGTGGTTACATCGGTTGCGCGCGATGATCTCGCCGACGGCGGAGCTTCGATTTTTGCCGCGACGATCCATGCGATACGCAAGCGGATGCCATTCTGCCGCGTGGAAGTGCTGATTCCGGATTTTATGGGCAACTGGGACGCCTTGAAGGTGGTCATGGACGCCAAGCCGGATATTTTAAACCATAATATAGAGACAGTAGAACGTTTGTCTGACCGCGTTCGCGCCAAAGCCAAATACAGCCGTTCCCTGGAGCTGCTGAAGAAAGCAAAAGAACTGGCTCCGAAAATTCCGACCAAATCAAGCATTATGCTTGGCGTAGGCGAGGAATGGGACGAAATTTTGCAGGCAATGGACGATTTGCGCGCTGTTGATTGCAATATACTAACATTGGGACAATATTTGCAGCCATCTGCGAACCATCTTCCGCTTGTACGTTACGTGCATCCGGATGAATTCGCCAAGCTCAAGGAAGAAGGACTGCGCCGCGGTTTCCGCCATGTGGAATCCGGCCCTCTCGTCCGCAGCTCCTATCATGCTCATGAGCAGACGGATTCGGCTGCAGCCGCAAGCGAACGCGAGCTGGATGAAAGCCGCGCTTAA
- the yunB gene encoding sporulation protein YunB codes for MARWGKRRYWRGFEWPFQKTKTMQWGTRTGGSHPLPSWSGKLLPRKSGMKLGPRGSRSGFKSARPVQVHLWPRKPAMKLGGGKPLFSSGFRAAPAANRSKPWGSGGRRGSWGTRSLPPKKRRGILWMISLLLVLLLAVQSFIYVDRHLRGPIMNVAKVRMNQVATQAINQAITEQVASHATLDKLIDWKTSNDGKVSGFMLNYSEHMKITAETISTVSSTLYHIGEIKESVPVGLALGSAMLASYGPRIPVKIEPVGATQVELNTRESSIGINNTLVEVYIKVKTEISIIIPFDTEPQTIETDIPVSYLLVVGDVPMYYYDNKGNPVGDNAPQAPNISLPMTSESENSITITPKSGSGQGAAGSGKTSGTSNSAGGTGSPPAGNGAGSGSSPAGQAGSSVQGFTGAILLEIRDLKADINVSRAGEYRSVKFSQRSLHLCVAALHVPVEP; via the coding sequence ATGGCGAGATGGGGAAAAAGAAGGTACTGGCGCGGATTTGAATGGCCTTTCCAAAAAACAAAAACGATGCAGTGGGGAACCCGGACAGGCGGAAGCCATCCGCTTCCTTCCTGGAGCGGGAAGCTGCTGCCCCGGAAAAGCGGGATGAAGCTCGGGCCGCGCGGCAGCCGGAGCGGGTTTAAAAGCGCCCGTCCCGTCCAAGTTCATTTATGGCCGCGCAAACCGGCCATGAAACTGGGCGGGGGCAAGCCGCTTTTTTCTTCCGGCTTTCGTGCCGCTCCGGCTGCAAACCGCTCCAAACCGTGGGGCAGCGGAGGGCGCAGAGGCAGCTGGGGAACACGTTCCTTGCCGCCGAAGAAACGAAGAGGGATCTTATGGATGATCTCTTTGTTACTAGTGCTGCTGCTTGCGGTCCAATCGTTTATTTACGTAGACCGGCATTTGCGCGGGCCGATTATGAACGTAGCCAAGGTGCGGATGAATCAAGTAGCTACACAAGCGATCAATCAGGCGATTACCGAACAGGTAGCCTCCCATGCCACGCTGGATAAGCTTATCGACTGGAAAACAAGCAATGACGGCAAAGTGTCCGGCTTTATGCTTAATTACAGCGAGCATATGAAAATAACGGCAGAGACGATCTCTACCGTGTCCTCCACGCTGTACCATATCGGAGAAATCAAAGAATCCGTACCTGTAGGCCTGGCGCTTGGAAGCGCAATGCTGGCCTCGTACGGCCCGCGCATCCCGGTCAAAATCGAGCCGGTTGGCGCCACGCAGGTGGAGCTGAACACCAGGGAAAGCAGCATCGGCATCAACAATACGCTTGTTGAAGTGTACATTAAGGTCAAGACGGAAATTTCGATCATTATCCCGTTTGATACAGAGCCGCAGACGATTGAAACGGACATTCCGGTGTCTTATTTGCTCGTTGTTGGGGATGTGCCGATGTATTATTATGACAATAAAGGAAATCCGGTTGGCGATAATGCGCCGCAAGCGCCGAATATTTCGCTGCCGATGACTTCCGAATCGGAGAACAGCATTACGATTACACCCAAATCAGGGAGCGGGCAAGGAGCTGCGGGCAGCGGCAAAACAAGCGGAACATCCAATTCCGCCGGCGGAACGGGCAGTCCGCCAGCCGGCAATGGAGCGGGAAGCGGATCTTCGCCGGCCGGGCAGGCGGGCAGTTCGGTTCAAGGATTTACGGGGGCAATATTATTGGAGATCCGGGACTTGAAGGCGGACATTAATGTAAGCCGGGCAGGCGAATACCGAAGCGTGAAATTTTCGCAGCGTTCGCTGCACCTGTGCGTTGCTGCGCTGCACGTGCCGGTCGAACCATGA
- a CDS encoding Gfo/Idh/MocA family protein gives MVRFGVIGTNKITEQLLEAAKHNKQFKLTAVFSRTEERAKAFADTYGAEHTFTDVKEMAESDVIDAVYIASPTSLHKEYAVICMNGGKHVLCEKPIASNTRELQDMIDAAQRNNVLLMEAMKSTLTPAFEIIRANLDKLGVIRRYTGSYCQYSSRYDAYKQGTVLNAFNPAFSNGALMDLGVYCIYPLIACFGEPNTVKASAVMLESGVDGEGSILLGYNQMEAVIAYSKITSSKLPSEIQGENGTMLIDSISEPGHIRIEYRDGRTEILSEPDSRPVMLHELSHFVELVQSGKTESPVNSFTHSMATLAVMDAARKQIGLVYPADRA, from the coding sequence TTGGTTAGATTTGGCGTTATCGGAACAAACAAAATTACAGAGCAGCTGCTCGAAGCAGCGAAGCACAACAAACAGTTTAAGCTGACGGCCGTTTTCTCGCGTACGGAGGAACGGGCAAAAGCTTTTGCCGATACATATGGGGCGGAGCATACCTTTACCGATGTGAAGGAGATGGCGGAAAGCGATGTAATAGATGCCGTATATATCGCCAGCCCGACCTCGCTGCATAAGGAATATGCCGTTATTTGCATGAATGGCGGCAAACATGTGTTATGCGAAAAACCGATCGCATCCAACACGCGGGAGCTTCAAGATATGATCGACGCTGCACAGCGGAACAACGTCCTGCTGATGGAAGCGATGAAATCGACGCTGACGCCCGCTTTTGAAATCATCCGCGCTAATTTGGACAAGCTGGGCGTCATCCGCCGCTATACAGGCAGCTACTGCCAATATTCGTCGCGTTATGACGCGTACAAGCAAGGAACGGTGCTGAATGCGTTTAATCCGGCGTTTTCGAACGGGGCGCTGATGGATCTCGGCGTATATTGCATTTACCCGCTGATCGCTTGCTTCGGCGAGCCAAACACGGTAAAAGCGTCCGCTGTCATGCTGGAGTCGGGCGTGGACGGGGAAGGAAGCATTCTGCTCGGCTACAATCAGATGGAGGCAGTCATTGCCTATTCCAAAATAACATCGTCGAAGCTGCCGTCTGAAATTCAAGGCGAAAACGGCACCATGCTCATCGACAGCATCAGCGAGCCGGGACACATCCGGATCGAATACCGCGACGGGCGGACCGAAATATTGTCCGAACCGGACAGCCGGCCCGTTATGCTGCATGAGCTGAGCCATTTTGTCGAGCTGGTACAATCGGGGAAAACCGAATCGCCCGTGAACAGCTTCACGCATTCCATGGCGACGCTTGCGGTAATGGACGCCGCCCGCAAACAAATCGGGCTTGTCTACCCGGCAGACCGGGCGTAA
- a CDS encoding nucleoside deaminase, whose amino-acid sequence MEKRDHLYYLRRSIEVSRLARESGNTPFGAVLVNAEGLIVLEQGNVELTEHRCTGHAETALMEKASRLFTPAELWECTLYTTFEPCAMCSGAIYWGNVGRVVYAASEHALLRLTGDHPQNPTFDLPCREIFARGQKPIEVLGPFPELEAEAVSVHDGYWR is encoded by the coding sequence ATGGAGAAGCGGGATCATCTCTATTATTTAAGAAGAAGCATTGAAGTATCGCGTTTGGCGAGGGAAAGCGGCAATACGCCGTTTGGTGCAGTGCTTGTAAACGCCGAAGGCTTAATTGTGCTGGAACAAGGCAATGTCGAATTGACCGAGCACCGGTGTACCGGCCATGCCGAGACCGCTTTGATGGAGAAGGCATCACGCCTGTTTACGCCGGCGGAGCTGTGGGAATGTACGCTGTATACGACGTTTGAACCTTGCGCCATGTGCTCGGGCGCTATTTATTGGGGCAATGTCGGCCGGGTTGTCTATGCGGCTTCGGAGCATGCGCTGCTTCGCTTAACCGGAGACCATCCGCAAAACCCGACCTTTGATTTGCCATGCCGGGAAATTTTCGCCCGCGGACAAAAGCCGATCGAGGTGCTTGGCCCGTTTCCGGAGCTGGAGGCGGAGGCCGTCAGCGTCCATGACGGCTATTGGCGGTGA
- a CDS encoding fumarylacetoacetate hydrolase family protein — MKLATFKQGSEYHLGIHMEHGLLDVGAAAAAAGVHAPLSVREAAEGGEQAVDMLRRLQAEYGGNPQFVIGEEQAALAPVIPDPGKIICIGLNYLKHAEETHSPIPKYPILFNKFNNALAAHGEDVALPRSSRKVDYEAELAIIIGRTAKYVSEDDALDYVFGYCASNDLSARDLQGRSVQWLAGKSCDGFAPVGPYVVTKDEVGDPNKLAISCTVNGEVRQQSNTSDMIFDCKQIISYISQCMTLSPGDIILTGTPEGVVLGYPKEQQVYLQPGDVVTVEIEKLGALTNRIVAESSER, encoded by the coding sequence ATGAAGCTGGCTACATTTAAACAAGGAAGCGAATATCATCTTGGCATACATATGGAGCATGGGCTGCTTGATGTAGGAGCGGCTGCAGCGGCTGCAGGCGTTCATGCACCTTTGTCGGTGCGTGAAGCAGCGGAAGGCGGAGAGCAGGCGGTTGACATGCTGCGCCGGCTTCAAGCGGAATACGGCGGCAATCCGCAGTTTGTTATCGGCGAGGAGCAGGCAGCGCTGGCTCCGGTTATTCCCGATCCGGGCAAAATTATATGCATCGGGCTCAACTACTTGAAGCATGCGGAAGAAACCCATTCACCGATCCCTAAATATCCGATCCTGTTCAACAAATTTAACAATGCGCTGGCTGCTCACGGGGAAGATGTTGCGCTGCCGCGCAGCAGCCGCAAAGTCGACTATGAAGCGGAGCTTGCCATTATTATCGGCCGTACGGCCAAATATGTAAGCGAAGACGATGCGCTTGATTATGTTTTCGGCTATTGCGCTTCCAACGACCTGTCGGCGCGTGATTTGCAAGGCCGGTCCGTGCAATGGCTGGCCGGCAAGTCATGTGACGGATTTGCACCCGTTGGCCCTTACGTTGTGACGAAAGATGAAGTAGGAGATCCGAACAAACTTGCCATTTCGTGCACGGTGAACGGCGAGGTGCGCCAGCAGTCCAACACTAGCGATATGATTTTTGACTGCAAGCAAATCATCAGCTACATTTCGCAATGTATGACATTGTCGCCGGGAGATATTATTTTGACCGGTACGCCGGAAGGTGTCGTGCTGGGGTATCCGAAAGAGCAGCAGGTATATTTGCAGCCGGGCGATGTGGTGACGGTGGAGATTGAGAAGCTGGGCGCTCTGACGAACCGGATAGTTGCCGAAAGCAGCGAACGGTAA
- a CDS encoding M23 family metallopeptidase, which translates to MATWPYDSHFKVTSPFGMRIHPIAGGLSFHRGIDLEASPADSPLYAFTDGTVLHAKEGAAGSGLGGYGITVAIKDIDGYLHCYAHLSATSVTVGQTVARGQLIGRQGSTGQSTGPHLHYEVRKASAPLFGYTATEAGVVNPTDYLNRYNARHGLLNPEEEKAMAAEDKQLMQALQAKAEQLEQRLAAIEAKHKLAAIPAWAADAVNAAAQAGIVDTPEGGSEDFYRLITVMHRAGLF; encoded by the coding sequence ATGGCAACATGGCCGTACGACAGCCATTTTAAAGTAACAAGCCCTTTCGGCATGCGCATCCATCCGATTGCGGGCGGCTTAAGTTTCCACCGCGGCATCGATCTTGAAGCAAGCCCTGCCGACAGCCCGCTGTATGCGTTTACAGACGGCACGGTTTTGCATGCAAAGGAAGGCGCAGCGGGCAGCGGTTTGGGCGGTTACGGGATTACCGTAGCGATTAAGGATATAGACGGTTATTTACATTGTTATGCTCATCTGTCCGCTACTTCCGTAACTGTCGGCCAGACGGTTGCACGCGGGCAATTGATCGGGCGGCAGGGCAGCACAGGGCAAAGCACGGGGCCACATCTTCATTATGAGGTCCGCAAGGCGTCTGCGCCTTTGTTCGGGTATACCGCAACCGAAGCGGGCGTCGTTAACCCAACCGACTATTTGAACCGTTATAATGCGCGGCACGGCTTGTTAAACCCGGAGGAGGAGAAGGCAATGGCAGCGGAGGACAAACAGCTGATGCAGGCGCTTCAGGCCAAAGCAGAGCAATTGGAGCAGCGGCTTGCAGCAATCGAGGCGAAACATAAGCTGGCGGCAATTCCCGCTTGGGCAGCTGATGCGGTGAATGCCGCGGCGCAAGCCGGAATCGTCGATACGCCGGAAGGCGGATCAGAGGACTTCTACCGGCTCATTACGGTGATGCACCGGGCAGGGCTGTTCTAA
- a CDS encoding NUDIX hydrolase — protein sequence MNAAIDKLAWIYVKDGKILAVRSKGKELFYIPGGKREQGETDEEALAREVEEELTVRIIPETIKQEITIEAQAHGKPEGVMVKMTCYSADFEGTLTAAAEIEELGWLGYSGRERMSEAGRIVMDKLHEQQRLQR from the coding sequence ATGAATGCAGCCATTGATAAGCTCGCATGGATTTATGTGAAGGACGGCAAAATATTGGCGGTTCGTTCCAAAGGAAAGGAACTGTTTTATATTCCTGGCGGCAAAAGGGAACAAGGGGAAACGGATGAAGAAGCGCTTGCCCGCGAAGTAGAGGAAGAACTGACGGTGCGCATTATACCGGAGACGATCAAGCAGGAGATTACAATTGAAGCGCAAGCTCACGGGAAACCGGAAGGTGTTATGGTGAAGATGACCTGTTATTCAGCAGACTTTGAAGGGACGTTAACCGCTGCGGCGGAAATCGAGGAACTGGGCTGGCTTGGTTACAGCGGCCGGGAGCGGATGTCCGAAGCAGGCCGGATCGTGATGGATAAGCTGCACGAGCAGCAGCGGCTGCAGCGATAA
- a CDS encoding DUF2663 family protein — MSWRDHVSDDAKFMIDALVERKTKLDRLRAIATITVILFSVSFFPLATSFYKHTKTSKEDILNLFEGLFSHFFNFILILASITSLLCLHYLSQEISTAKKKYDTLRFEAIDRFYTSWHKTNGSALRDEISLYLKEKGINFVHKA, encoded by the coding sequence ATGTCTTGGCGTGACCACGTTTCCGACGATGCGAAATTCATGATAGACGCACTTGTTGAACGAAAAACGAAACTTGACCGTTTAAGAGCGATTGCAACGATAACGGTCATCCTATTTTCGGTTTCTTTTTTTCCGTTGGCAACTTCATTTTATAAACATACGAAAACAAGCAAGGAGGATATCCTCAACTTATTTGAAGGCTTATTCAGCCATTTTTTTAATTTTATTCTGATTCTCGCTTCGATTACAAGCTTGCTCTGCCTTCATTATTTATCACAAGAAATAAGCACGGCCAAAAAGAAATACGATACCCTCCGGTTTGAAGCCATCGACCGGTTTTACACCTCATGGCATAAAACGAACGGTTCGGCTTTGAGGGATGAAATCTCCTTGTATTTAAAAGAAAAAGGAATTAATTTCGTGCATAAAGCCTGA
- a CDS encoding extracellular solute-binding protein → MISLKVKIQRSIFVSLVALTFASALAACQSNSSSSTQNGTAGTPKEHRTLTVEVFDRGKPGQPDLNNNFWTKYVNDNFGKQFNVTVKYVSVPRAEEVDKLNVLMAAGQAPDISFTYNQGVVYNYVQQGGLADLDSALKQYGPVLTQYLGDDVLKYGKFNGKQYAVPGKRTVLAGSNTFIRKDWLDKLGLPVPTTPDEFYNTMVAFKEKNPGNVSGVIPYGYSLQPLNPGLSYIPEAFKPSNLTEEQFATLQPQAIWLTNWSLPGFDKAVAYMNKMYNADLISPNFATDKDGKMLDADISNGKVGAFQTNWDGPYRTAPGTYANLVKNVPGAELIPIDPWQNDAGKHPKNGYSPNGMYIIIPKSSKNVDLAIQYLNWMADPKVTLFLQNGEEGVDYNMVNGIPKQTGTTNEGDKMMTVANNLDYDILSNGIELGDQQKNSEAISAGYPGYEKDAENALKVGMTDYYATYFYSIPNAADAKSNAELKNLSAQMLAKLIVAKPAEVDSLYKSLVQQYMVQGGQAVEDEYIKNYKTQNGQ, encoded by the coding sequence GTGATTTCTTTGAAGGTAAAGATACAGAGGTCTATCTTTGTTTCTTTGGTAGCGCTAACATTTGCGTCTGCACTGGCCGCCTGTCAGAGTAATTCATCAAGCAGTACACAAAACGGTACAGCAGGCACTCCAAAAGAACATCGGACATTAACGGTTGAAGTATTCGACAGAGGCAAGCCCGGACAGCCGGATTTGAACAATAACTTCTGGACGAAATATGTCAACGATAATTTCGGCAAGCAGTTTAATGTAACTGTAAAATATGTATCTGTGCCTAGAGCCGAGGAAGTAGACAAATTGAATGTATTGATGGCAGCCGGTCAGGCACCTGACATTTCTTTCACCTACAATCAAGGCGTTGTTTACAATTATGTACAGCAAGGCGGTTTGGCGGATCTTGATTCAGCTCTCAAGCAGTATGGTCCCGTGTTGACCCAATATCTTGGCGATGATGTGTTAAAGTACGGCAAATTTAATGGCAAGCAATATGCTGTGCCGGGCAAGCGGACTGTTCTCGCTGGTTCCAATACGTTTATCCGTAAAGACTGGCTGGATAAGCTGGGGCTTCCCGTTCCTACGACGCCGGATGAATTTTATAACACCATGGTGGCATTCAAAGAGAAAAATCCAGGCAATGTAAGCGGGGTTATTCCTTACGGTTATTCCTTGCAGCCATTAAACCCGGGCTTAAGCTATATACCGGAAGCTTTTAAACCGTCTAACCTTACGGAAGAGCAGTTTGCTACCCTCCAGCCGCAGGCGATCTGGCTGACGAACTGGAGTTTGCCGGGGTTTGATAAGGCGGTTGCATATATGAACAAGATGTATAATGCAGATTTGATCAGCCCGAACTTTGCAACGGATAAAGATGGAAAAATGCTGGATGCGGATATTTCCAACGGGAAAGTCGGAGCATTCCAGACGAACTGGGACGGCCCGTACAGAACGGCGCCAGGCACATATGCCAACCTTGTGAAGAACGTTCCAGGCGCGGAGCTTATTCCGATTGATCCATGGCAAAATGATGCAGGGAAGCATCCTAAAAACGGGTACAGCCCAAATGGGATGTACATCATTATACCTAAATCAAGCAAAAATGTTGACCTTGCTATCCAATACCTCAACTGGATGGCAGACCCGAAGGTAACCCTCTTCCTCCAAAATGGTGAAGAAGGCGTGGATTACAACATGGTTAATGGTATTCCTAAACAGACAGGAACAACGAATGAAGGCGATAAGATGATGACGGTTGCGAACAACCTTGACTATGATATTTTATCCAACGGGATTGAATTGGGCGACCAGCAGAAAAATAGCGAAGCGATCTCTGCGGGATATCCAGGTTACGAAAAGGATGCGGAAAATGCTTTGAAGGTGGGCATGACGGACTATTATGCAACTTATTTCTATTCCATCCCGAATGCAGCTGACGCCAAAAGCAATGCAGAGCTTAAAAATCTATCGGCCCAAATGCTCGCAAAACTAATTGTTGCCAAGCCGGCCGAGGTGGACAGCTTGTACAAATCACTGGTTCAACAGTATATGGTTCAGGGCGGCCAGGCGGTTGAGGACGAGTATATTAAAAATTACAAAACTCAAAATGGCCAATAA
- a CDS encoding carbohydrate ABC transporter permease, which yields MSYEIKNKITDYIAAFIVLISVIVCLVPFLYILSQSLSSNRAIISQAVTVYPIDFNIEAYKVVFGDASMLYSLFYTVILTAGFVLLALIVTILAAYPLTKKRLKGRNAILLIMLFTMYFSGGLIPDYLNIKNLNLLNTPFALILPGMMSVYYMIILKSFFQSLPDSLEEAAHLDGCNELQILLKIVLPLSKPALATVSLLYAVFRWNYFQDALFYITDQNLYTIQLKLYNVINISQQLSGENVNVNLPSEALKAASIMFGTVPILLVYPWLQKYFVSGIMIGAVKG from the coding sequence ATGTCATATGAGATAAAAAATAAAATTACAGATTATATAGCAGCGTTTATTGTTTTAATTTCGGTTATAGTATGCCTGGTCCCTTTTCTCTATATTCTTTCACAATCACTAAGCTCGAATAGGGCGATTATATCCCAGGCGGTAACCGTCTATCCGATCGACTTTAATATCGAAGCGTATAAGGTGGTATTCGGGGATGCCAGTATGCTGTATTCCTTGTTTTATACAGTGATTCTGACGGCTGGCTTTGTGCTCCTGGCTTTGATCGTTACCATTTTGGCGGCATACCCGCTGACGAAAAAAAGGCTTAAAGGCCGGAATGCGATATTGCTCATCATGCTGTTTACCATGTATTTTAGCGGCGGATTAATTCCGGATTATTTGAATATTAAAAATCTGAATTTATTGAACACGCCATTTGCACTGATTTTGCCGGGTATGATGAGCGTGTATTATATGATCATATTGAAATCGTTTTTTCAGAGCTTGCCTGACAGCCTGGAAGAAGCCGCGCATTTGGACGGGTGCAACGAACTTCAAATTTTGCTCAAAATTGTGCTGCCCCTCTCCAAGCCGGCGCTTGCCACAGTCAGCTTATTGTACGCCGTATTCAGATGGAATTATTTTCAGGATGCCCTGTTCTACATTACAGACCAGAACCTGTATACAATCCAGCTCAAATTGTATAACGTCATCAATATTTCGCAGCAGCTGTCTGGCGAGAATGTCAATGTCAATCTGCCTTCAGAGGCGTTGAAAGCGGCTAGTATCATGTTCGGTACGGTCCCCATTCTTCTCGTGTATCCGTGGCTTCAGAAATATTTTGTATCCGGCATTATGATCGGCGCCGTTAAAGGTTGA
- a CDS encoding ABC transporter permease: MKAMDGSVVLDNKESVGKLLKKKKSLFYYIKHDYILYLMLVIPIIYILTFKYAPMYGIQIAFKDYNIFQGANMSPWNDFATFKQIFSSPQFFQVVRNTLMLNGLDLIVGFPAPILLAVLINELVWNKFKKISQTILYLPHFLSWVIIGGIVAQLLSPTGMLNSVISHLGGEPLPFLTNKYAWVATYSLIGVWQNAGWGTILYLAAMTGIDKQLYEAADADGAGRFAKIWHVTLPGIRPTIVILLILQIGNIMAINFDRPFNIQNNLVMDFGDVISTYVYRVGIQSANFSVAAAVGLFQSVICLIFLVGSNFISRKLGENGIW, from the coding sequence ATGAAAGCAATGGATGGCAGTGTTGTTCTGGATAATAAGGAAAGCGTCGGCAAGCTGCTGAAGAAGAAAAAAAGTTTATTCTACTATATCAAGCATGATTATATCCTTTATCTCATGCTGGTTATCCCGATTATCTACATATTGACATTTAAATATGCGCCTATGTATGGCATTCAAATTGCTTTTAAGGACTATAACATTTTTCAAGGCGCCAACATGAGCCCATGGAATGACTTTGCTACCTTTAAGCAAATTTTTTCATCGCCGCAGTTTTTTCAGGTTGTCCGCAACACGTTAATGCTTAACGGTTTGGATTTGATTGTGGGCTTTCCAGCCCCGATTCTATTAGCGGTTTTGATCAATGAACTGGTATGGAATAAGTTTAAAAAAATAAGTCAAACCATCCTGTATTTGCCCCATTTCCTTTCCTGGGTTATTATCGGCGGAATTGTGGCCCAGCTGCTTTCTCCAACAGGCATGTTAAATTCCGTCATCAGCCATTTGGGTGGCGAGCCGTTACCGTTCCTTACGAACAAATATGCATGGGTTGCCACTTATTCTTTAATCGGGGTATGGCAAAATGCTGGTTGGGGGACGATTCTGTATCTGGCAGCGATGACGGGGATTGATAAGCAGCTGTATGAGGCCGCGGACGCGGATGGCGCAGGAAGATTCGCGAAAATATGGCATGTTACGCTGCCGGGCATACGGCCAACGATTGTCATTTTGCTGATCCTGCAGATCGGGAACATAATGGCGATTAACTTCGACCGTCCGTTTAATATTCAAAATAACCTGGTTATGGATTTTGGCGACGTTATCAGTACCTATGTATATCGCGTAGGTATTCAATCGGCCAACTTTTCCGTTGCTGCAGCCGTCGGCTTGTTCCAGTCTGTTATTTGCTTGATATTCCTGGTAGGTTCCAATTTTATAAGCCGAAAATTAGGCGAAAATGGAATATGGTAG